The Arachis duranensis cultivar V14167 chromosome 9, aradu.V14167.gnm2.J7QH, whole genome shotgun sequence genomic sequence ATGAAAACTCAGACTGTTGAATATTCAAACCAAACAATTAATTGAGTAAAAGACAATTTCAACAACTACAAATAAAATTACAGGAATCGACAATGTACAAATTACAAACAAAATACAGTTAATTGCAATACAAGTACCagtacaaataaaaagaaaaagatgccGAGAGAGAAGTAGCGATTGTTACCTACTTCAAACGACATCCATGGAGAGAAAGTTGAGCAACGAGTTTGGCCACCAGAGAGAAACAGAGGAGTAGCAACAATTATTGGCAACGACGACAACAACCCAAAATCCTACTGAATTTCAgaattagtaaaaatataaaataaaaaacaaaaaattaaaaaaataaataaataacggGAGAAGATCTACTGGCAGCTCCTCACTGTTGACAGAGCTTATGGAATGAGCATAGGTATCCCTAAATCCATCCATCTTCAGCCATTGATGCACATAACCATTTGGTCTATCTCCTTGCTTTGCTATTGTAGCCATTGCGTGCACACACGAGATGCCTAGCATAGCAAGCATATTTGCATTATAATACATTTATCAAAGATATTAAGATGATTTCATTATCAGCTACACATATGAGTAAATATTGCCCAACACCAATCAACATGAATGTAAAGTTTGTACTTGTAATTTGCCACATATTACAACTACATGTGTTGTTCCCTAGATGCACTTTAACTTACTTCATATGATATTGTACCTCAAAGATATGTCTAGCATCATCACCAATCCATTGAGCAGTCTAATACTTGCACTCCTTCATGATGTCTTTCATCCTCATATGTTGCACTGGTTCCACCACGCTTGCGTACGTGCTCTGGACCCTTTTATGTTAGGTCATCCTCCTCATGATGTAGCATCTTAACTCTAGCATTATTAAAATAGGCTTTTCCTCTGTAGTGGATTATCTTGGAATTCCATGCTTCTGTCATGTTGTTTGTGATGTTATCAAGTTTAGGTCATTGGCTAAAATGTGACTTGGTCTAGCATCCGGAGTTGAATTTGGCTAGGTAAGCCCATGTGTCCTCATTGACCCTCTTCATCCTATCCATGTTCTCCTTGAACTCTGCATACGTACTACTCTTGGCACAAGCACAGACCACATTCTTCAACTGCTTGCTCTTACACTTATTAGTGAAATTCTTTCATATATGCCTTACATAGTTTCTATGACGTGCATTCGGCATAACCTCTTTCTGAGCCGACAGCATACCCTACACAAGATTGCTTGATGTTgtaactaaattaaaggaattaAAAAGTATAAGAATTAACgagattaaaaaattatattgttgATACCTTTTGTTGATCACTAATGAAGTTCCACCTTTCCACAACAGCATTTCCCAAGTCATTTTGTAACAATTTCATAAACCATTTTCAGCTAGCTTTAGTCTCACTATCAACTGCTTCATATGCAATCACATAAAAGTGAATGTTAGCGTCTTGTGCTATAGTTAACAGCAGTTATTTTCCGTAATACCCCTTTAGAAAGCAGCCATTTAATCCTATCAATAGTCGGTAGCCAGCCTTAAACCCTTGTTTACATGTATATAAGCTGACATACAACTTGTCAAATAGTGGAGGTGACTCCATTGATAAAAAGAAAGTTGAACCAAGATTGCTTTTATGCAGCTTCAGCTGGTAGTCTCACAACTTTTCGTATTGAGCCTTCTCATTACCAACATATTTCTCTCTTGCCATCTTCAACCTCTATACAACATCTTGTCACTGATTATGACATTGTAGTCAATTTTGATATGATCCCATACCTCTACATGAGTTAATCTTAGCTAACTCAGAAGTCTTTTTGACAATTTGTTTGCAACCCAATTTTAGTTTGCCATATTGTTTCCAAATTCACTCCCCCAAGTGTGCATAAGATTAAAAGTCTTAATCTAGTAGCCACTAGACCTTGAGTTTCTTGCATAGTAAATAAGTCAAGGATAATCATTCTTCTCATGTTATTCTTTATCACTCACTGTCATAAATCTTACTTTAGCTGTATTCTGATTAGTTCCACTGTGTACTCCATCATCTACCACAATATCAATCCATATGTCAACATTAGAACAACCTCTTATTTGTTTATTCACAAAACGAATGTATAAAGCGATTCCAACCAAATAAAGAAATACAATCCTgtcaaaaaatatacaatttttcTATTTCAACCACTACCACTAATTACTACCACTATCTATCACAATGCATGTACACATactaaaaaattcaacaaaattcaATTACTAACCTTGATCAATGACAAATCGAAGCTAGATTCTTTAACCAACTACCGTCACGACCTCCGTCACAACCACTTTTGTGGCAAAGTAGAGCAATGACTATGGTCAACATTAATGGATATATGAAAGGTTTCTCTGTAAAACCTAGCAGAGATAATGAGATTTGGAGTAATTTCACGAATAAATTGAATATGAGAAGACTCCTTCAACAAGATTGTCCCCCATTTAAAACAGCAACGTTTCGCGCCTCTGGCCTCCAAATTGTGCTCCATGAAATGACGTCGTTATTTTCTCATCTGATACCGTATGGTGTCGTTTTGGCCACGTCGGCTAGAGACTAAATTGTCCTACGCGTGACAAGTCTCACTTAATTGGATACATCAGCAAGTTACCCTCCACGTAGGATGTCAATGTTAGTCTTAACGGGGTGAAACTGGGATGGGAACGTATCTGGTGTATAACTAAAAAACTCAGGCCCAAAATCCTAGTTAAATTTTGTTGGAGACAAATATGTCAAATCGTGAATTCTTTGGGAATCTATTTGGGGTATtactctaatatttttaaaaattatataaaaactcATTTAAACAATGTGTTAATTACAATTGATCCTATtatgattaaaatattaatactagTTGAATTTACTCCGCTCGCATTATTAGTATGAGCAAATCACCAATTTCGCACTCGAATTATCAGAATACTGACTAAAATGATCTTGAATTCTATTAACGACAAAAGTttcacatatatttttaaaaaacagaACAAAATTAACCAAAGATGAATCTAGTCCATCTCTATTAATGGTTTTCATTAAGGTGGCTAACGAAGTTGCTATTATGGCAAATAAAGGTGCCTATATATGGGATTCCTTTGAGATTGCACCCTTTAGGTTTCCAAACGTACTACCAAATGTGAAAAGACAAATACGTCTCTAATCTTTTGTCTAATAGATATTTAACTTTgtaaaagatgaaaaatatgTAAAACTCTCTGACTTTCTTAAACATAAGACACCTAGATTTTCCTGTTCATTTAGGTTtgtgaattattattttacaaaaaatattttttcaagtaaattttttaaaagattgtttagtgaaataaaaataattttatatttaaatatttcatataaaaatatatttttatctaataattatatttgtatatgataatataaaaaataatttttatttaatgttaaaatgtttttttaagtaaatttttttaaaatatgtaaattataatttctaatgaCACTAAAATATGTTTCCTCTCAAAACTTTTTGGGAAATGATTTGGGTATTATTCTTCTTTTGCTTCGGTAAAGGGAGGGATAAGGAGAGCAGAACGGTAATTTCTATTTTCATAGAAGAACACCCCTGGCTCGCTCGCAGCTCTTTCTGAACTACCCTCATTGCTTATAGGAAAGCGGAAGAAGATGACTGACGTGGCAAGTTCGGTGGTCCATGAGGTTTTGGGACGAAGGGTTCTCGACGTGGATCAGCCAATCGTTGATTACATCGTGAACGTCCTCGCCGACGACGACTTTGATTTCGGACTCGATGGCGAAGGCGCCTTCGAAGCCCTAGGAGAACTTCTTGTTGCCGCTGGCTGCGTCGACGATTTCTCCGAGTGCCGCACGGTCAGTCCCAATCAAAACCACGATGTCAATTTGTGCGTGttcattaatgatttttttttgtcgaATAATTCCAAGTGAAATTGGTATAGGTGTGTAGCAAGCTGACTGATAAGTTTGGGAAGCATGGTTTGGTAAAGGCGAAGCCAACGGTGCGAAGTCTTGCGGCGCCGTTTAGGATGAATGAGGGAATGGATGAAGGGCAAGCTAAGAAGAAGAAGCCTGAGCCTGTTGATGGCCCTTTGCTCTCTGAACGCGACCGCATGAAGCTCGataggagaaagagaaaggaagaacgCCAGAGAGAGGTTCCAATTGAAAATTTCTCTCTTCTTGTATTTAACTTGATGAATTTTGTTGATATGTCTGTACCTAGTAAGCCACAAAAACCTTAGCAGCTGATGAGTTTTTTCCTTAGGTATGTTTGATTGGGGGTAAAATAGGTTTGGAACAGTTATGGATGAATTCCACGTGTAAAAATACGGACAAAATGATTAAACTTATCCATGAATTTTCTACCAACCCATAAATAAACAGACCCtcaatctaaatttttttgtacCACAAAgggaggaaaaaagaaaagaagagtggatAGCTAGTTGATCACTTGCAGTTCAAAGATTCATTAGCTAGTGGTATTGTGTTTTTGTTACGTACAGGCGCAATACCAAATGCACTTAGCAGAGATGGAAGCAGCACGGGCAGGGATGCCGGTTGTATGTGTTAGGCACGAAGGTGTTGGTGGAGCAGCTGTGAAGGACATTCATATGGAGGGCTTCAATATCTCTGTTGGTGGCCGTGATCTCATTGTTGACGGTTCAGTTACACTTTCCTTTGGAAGGCATTATGGTGATTGCTTGCTTCTTGTCCATTATTGTGAGTTTCTGCAATCATGAACAGGAATTTGATTGGTGTTCCtgatctttttctttgttttggtgGTGCAGGCCTTGTTGGAAGAAATGGTACAGGCAAAACTACTTTCCTCAGGCACATGGCTATGCATGCCATTGATGGTATTCCAATGAACTGTCAGATATTGCATGTGGAACAAGAGGTTGTTGGTGATAATACAACTGCCTTGCAGTGTGTTCTCAATGCTGACATTGAACGAACTCAACTTTTGGAGGAAGAAGCTCAATTGCTTGCCAAACAGGTTGAATAGTTGAATATACTGTTCTGTTTAATCATGTCTCCATTCCCCTCCCCGGTCCGTATTGTGTTGTTTGTCTTACAAGTTGTTATCCCCTTAAAACTGGACAACTGATGATGTTGTGGCTGTTTGCCAGAGGGAACTTGAGGAGAAAAGTGGACAAAGCAATGGGGAGGTTCATAAAGATGGTATTTCGCAAAGACTTGAGGAAATATACAAGAGGCTTGAGTTAATTGATGCTTATTCTGCAGAGGCACGTGCAGCATCGATACTCGCGGTGAGTTCATAGGTGAACTAACATGTATTGCAGTTTATTGAAGATTAGAAAGCTCTGATAGTCTGATTTGACTTATTGAGagtttttattatcttattaaCCATGTTGAAGCTTGTAAAATTCTGAACTTtggttcttttttttctttggtgaaCAAAGATACAAAAcggaaaagaaaatggaaataaaaaacctaaagaaataaaaaactaGGTTCCTAAGGACTACAATCACTCATCATAGCCGAAAGTATCGAATTATTTGGGCAAAGCCACTCCACCATATCTGAAGCTCATTGAGCACCTCCTTTCACCATTAGTCTACAACTCTATTAGCCTCCTTTGAATCAGACCAAAACGGACAAGCCAAGCTTTTCACTGCTTCAATTAAAAAGTGTCCTTGATAATAGCCTTCTCTTCATGATCATATGGCACTTTCCAACTGTTAGCTAGAAAGAATACCTCTACAGAGTTAGTTTCGCAAACGACATTCTTGAACTGAGCCTCCTAGGCCATTGTCAATCCCCTCCAAATAGCAAAAAGTTCAGCTCTCAGTATACTGACACTTGGAACTCGGCTAGAACACCCTCTCAGCCCATTACTATCACAATCTCTAATCAGACATCCAAATCCAACTCTtccaacattttcaaaaatgctCTCATCACCATTTTGATTTGACAAAGAAGCCATTTAGATACATGTGTCACTTAATAAGATTGTGATCCCTGCCTGACCCTACATAATAGTTTCGCGTAATTATGGAGGGTGGACATACTCTCCCTTCCTCCCTCTCTGTCCAACCaaaattttcttataaaatGGCTTGTATTTAATTTTGGGTGTGCCCTAAAATTACTACAAACTACAACTAAGCTTTGTCCCACTAGGTGACAAGCTACATGGATAAAGCTCTGATAAATCAGTGCCCTATCATGTCTCATGTAAATCAGTGCCCTAAACAAACTACATGTGtaaatcatttatttttaaatctcttatAGTAATTTTCTTTATACTTCTCTTAGATCTTCCTCTACCTTTATCCATAGGGCTGCAATTGTTTGTAGTAAATGTAGGTAACGGGGAATGTTTTGGCTTTTGTTAAGTATCTAAAAAGAGTGGGAAACCACATCTTAAAAGCTAGCTGATAAGGGGGAAGAACCACTCTCCTTATATACAACATCAAGCATCCCATACTACCCGATGTGGGACTTTGAGCACCCCCATAGTACCCAAGTCCCTAACAGCTTATTGGAATTGAAAATTGCTGGGGTGTATAGCTGCTACTGCTTTTAATGTTCACTTTCTCTGGAATCTTTTCTTCATATTTAAGTCATTGATGTAGTCTTACACTTTTGTAGGTTGATCCACATTAAATTCACGTCTGTCTCGCTTCTActtatttgttgttttgaacACTTGGCAACAATGTAATTGAGTCTGATAGGATCAAGGAACTAGCAGAATTAGGGGGATTTTATTGTTGAACTAGGGGTTGTAAATCAGAATCCTTTATTGGAGTACACTGTTGGATCTAACCAACTCCGGAGAGAATTTTCCTCTCCTGAACTAACACACTGAAcagaattttataattaactaaaaGCTAACTAACCCCTAGCATTTATAGGCAGCAGCTAGGCCTAGCACTACTGCTCCTAAACCTGCTAAACTAGCTTAAAAGAGCCAACAAACAGCCATTCCGCAACAATTAGGAATTAAGCAGTGAAAAATCAGCCCATCAACTCCTTACCATTCCTCCTATAAACCAAGCCAAACCTGTTTCTATCAGAGTCCCTGAAAAATTTGTGAAAATTCATTATGACatgaaaagaatttatttttgtgcttaaatgattTTCACTTTGCCTTATTAATTGGATAATCAGTTGTCCAGAATTGTTATTGATATCAACTGTATTTTCAGGGTCTTAGTTTCTCTCCTGAGATGCAGAAGAAAGCAACAAAAACTTTTTCTGGAGGATGGCGGATGCGCATAGCTCTTGCTCGTGCACTGTTTATAGAGCCTGATATATTACTTCTTGATGAGCCTACAGTGAGTCAGCATTCTATATTTTCATTCATCCTGGAGTAATAAAATTTCAGATTacttactttatttttattacagaatcatcttgatcttcatgcTGTCTTATGGCTTGAATCATACTTGGTTAAATGGCCAAAAACATTTATCGTTGTTTCTCATGCCAGGGAGTTTTTAAATACGGTAAAATGttgattttatctttatatctttgattttgtattttcttCATAAGTTGTTTCTCTAACTTAATTTGTAACTTACCTCAGGTGGTTACTGATATAATTCACTTACAAGCTCAGAAGCTGACTACATACAGAGGGAATTATGATACTTTTGAGAAGACACGAGAAGAACAAATCAAAAACCAGCAAAAAGCACTAGAGGCAAACGAACGTGCAAGATCTCATATGCAGGTATCACTTTTTCTGTTTCAAGATCTCATAAGGTAGTTTGTTTCTTTTTGCTTAatgcttattcttatttataattctaaataataaattacattaCATAGATGTCACTTCATTCGTGATATGAGCTTTATATTCATGGTCTTGCCATGAATAATGTGTTTAGTAGTTTACACATGactttattatttacttttgtCTTGATGCTTTGAGGTGGGGGATCTGGTGATCAGTCTAAGTGGTCATTTAATACTTTCTGCATTAATATGCAAATTTATACGATAACTACCTTATCCCACTACATGGTGCAAGTTTGTcaaattattctattaaatttACTGGATAGGCTAGTTTGTGTTAACCGTGAAGAGGAATTTGAATAGCAAACTATGATGGAAAACTATAGCTTACTGTATGTTTGCAATGCTGTATGGAAATTCCGTTCCTCAATGTGGTTTCTTATATCAGTttaaacttataatttttttaattgaacaaaattttgattatttgacTTCTCAATGTAACTTTTTATTGGTTGTATTTGATATTTGAGCTGTGTTGGTTTCTGTTTTTTTCTACCAGTCCTTCATTGACAAGTTCCGCTATAATGCCAAGAGAGCATCCCTTGTTCAATCCAGAATCAAGGTACTTGATAGCATCTGTTTTTTAATTACCAATCAAATGCTCAAAAGCTTCatcaaacac encodes the following:
- the LOC107463687 gene encoding ABC transporter F family member 3; this encodes MTDVASSVVHEVLGRRVLDVDQPIVDYIVNVLADDDFDFGLDGEGAFEALGELLVAAGCVDDFSECRTVCSKLTDKFGKHGLVKAKPTVRSLAAPFRMNEGMDEGQAKKKKPEPVDGPLLSERDRMKLDRRKRKEERQREAQYQMHLAEMEAARAGMPVVCVRHEGVGGAAVKDIHMEGFNISVGGRDLIVDGSVTLSFGRHYGLVGRNGTGKTTFLRHMAMHAIDGIPMNCQILHVEQEVVGDNTTALQCVLNADIERTQLLEEEAQLLAKQRELEEKSGQSNGEVHKDGISQRLEEIYKRLELIDAYSAEARAASILAGLSFSPEMQKKATKTFSGGWRMRIALARALFIEPDILLLDEPTNHLDLHAVLWLESYLVKWPKTFIVVSHAREFLNTVVTDIIHLQAQKLTTYRGNYDTFEKTREEQIKNQQKALEANERARSHMQSFIDKFRYNAKRASLVQSRIKALERMGHVDEIINDPDYKFEFPTPDDRPGPPIISFSDASFGYPGGPILFKNLNFGIDLDSRIAMVGPNGIGKSTILKLIAGELNPSSGTVFRSAKVRIAVFSQHHVDGLDLSSNPLLYMMRCYPGVPEQKLRAHLGSFGVTGNLALQPMYTLSGGQKSRVAFAKITFKKPHIILLDEPSNHLDLDAVEALIQGLVMFQGGILMVSHDEHLISGSVEELWVVSEGRVTPFQGNFQDYKKILQS